In Chthoniobacterales bacterium, a single genomic region encodes these proteins:
- a CDS encoding GxxExxY protein: MDEIASQIVDAAFKVHQSLGPGLLESVYEVCLAHELHRRGLTFERQVALPIVYEGLELEAGLRLDLVVERQIIIEIKTVESLLPVHHAQALTYLKLSGLHLAFLINFNVPLIKQGLKRIAL, translated from the coding sequence GTGGATGAAATCGCCTCTCAGATCGTCGATGCCGCGTTCAAGGTGCATCAATCGCTTGGCCCCGGTCTTTTGGAATCGGTTTACGAGGTCTGCCTCGCCCACGAACTCCACCGCCGTGGTCTGACCTTCGAGCGACAAGTCGCACTGCCAATCGTCTATGAAGGTTTGGAACTCGAAGCGGGCCTCCGTCTCGACCTCGTCGTCGAACGCCAAATCATCATCGAGATCAAGACGGTGGAATCTCTTCTCCCCGTCCACCACGCCCAAGCCCTCACCTACCTCAAACTCTCCGGTCTCCACCTCGCCTTCCTGATCAACTTCAACGTCCCGCTGATCAAGCAGGGCCTCAAACGCATCGCCCTATGA
- a CDS encoding urease subunit beta, whose protein sequence is MIPGEYILAKTEPHEANIGLEVKTITVSNRGDRPVQIGSHFHFFEVNPSLDFDRAAARGFRLRIPAGTAVRFEPGDTREVDLVALAGTREVYGLNGLINGKL, encoded by the coding sequence ATGATCCCGGGCGAATACATCCTCGCGAAGACCGAACCGCACGAGGCGAACATCGGCCTCGAGGTGAAGACGATCACCGTCTCGAACCGCGGCGATCGCCCGGTGCAGATCGGCAGCCATTTCCATTTCTTCGAGGTCAATCCCTCGCTCGATTTCGACCGCGCCGCCGCCCGCGGCTTCCGCCTGCGCATCCCCGCCGGCACCGCGGTGCGTTTCGAACCCGGCGACACCCGCGAGGTCGACCTCGTCGCCCTTGCCGGCACCCGCGAAGTCTACGGCCTCAACGGCCTCATCAACGGGAAGCTTTGA
- a CDS encoding urease subunit gamma, protein MHLSPREQEKLLVVVAADLARRRQQRGLKLNYPESVAIITYEIFEGARDGRSVADLMSYGTTILKREDVMEGVPEMIHEVQAEATFPDGTKLVTVHNPIR, encoded by the coding sequence ATGCATCTGAGCCCGCGCGAACAGGAAAAACTCCTCGTCGTAGTCGCCGCCGACCTCGCCCGCCGCCGCCAGCAACGCGGCCTCAAACTCAACTACCCCGAGTCCGTCGCCATCATCACCTACGAGATTTTCGAGGGCGCGCGCGACGGCCGCAGCGTGGCCGACCTCATGAGCTACGGCACCACGATCCTCAAGCGCGAGGACGTCATGGAGGGCGTGCCGGAAATGATCCACGAGGTGCAGGCCGAGGCCACCTTCCCCGACGGCACGAAACTCGTTACCGTTCACAATCCGATCCGATGA
- a CDS encoding ATP-binding cassette domain-containing protein yields the protein MLKIENLQVSLDGSRILRGVDLDIPTNQVFCLMGRNGVGKTTTLKSIIGIHRPNAGRIVFNGEDISRLPAEMRARAGIGYVPQGRGIFPHLTVEENLFIGATAQGKNPKRAVERVYALFPILKDFLARKGGMLSGGQQQQLSIGRALLTEPSLLLLDEPTEGIQPNIIDQIGDAIKLLRRGGHHNEPGLLAEAAQTLKKLRAEIDYPKPELLDQLADEINALRRVGSHKDSAAFEKLSTTFDDVRKQGPHEGTVLGDEIATALAQLHSEKSMTILLVEQYLDFCKELADNFAILDRGAVVANGTVADLTDEVVKTHLTV from the coding sequence ATGCTCAAGATTGAAAATCTCCAGGTTTCCCTTGATGGCTCGCGGATCCTTCGCGGGGTCGACCTCGACATCCCCACGAATCAGGTCTTCTGTCTCATGGGTCGCAACGGCGTCGGCAAGACGACCACGCTGAAATCCATCATCGGCATTCACCGGCCCAACGCCGGCCGCATCGTCTTCAACGGCGAGGACATCTCCCGGCTCCCCGCAGAAATGCGCGCCCGGGCCGGCATCGGCTACGTTCCGCAGGGCCGCGGCATCTTCCCCCACCTCACCGTCGAGGAGAACCTCTTCATCGGCGCGACCGCGCAGGGCAAGAACCCGAAACGTGCCGTCGAGCGCGTTTACGCGCTTTTCCCGATCCTCAAGGACTTCCTCGCCCGCAAGGGGGGCATGCTCTCCGGCGGCCAGCAGCAGCAGCTCTCCATCGGGCGTGCCCTGCTCACGGAGCCGTCGCTCCTCCTCCTCGACGAGCCCACCGAGGGAATCCAGCCGAACATCATCGACCAGATCGGCGACGCCATCAAACTCCTCCGCCGTGGCGGCCACCACAACGAGCCCGGCCTCCTCGCCGAGGCCGCGCAGACGCTCAAGAAGCTCCGCGCCGAGATCGATTATCCGAAGCCCGAGCTCCTCGATCAGCTCGCCGACGAGATCAACGCCCTCCGCCGCGTCGGTTCGCACAAGGACTCCGCCGCGTTCGAAAAACTCTCCACCACCTTCGACGACGTCCGCAAACAGGGGCCACACGAGGGCACCGTGCTCGGCGACGAGATCGCCACCGCTCTCGCCCAGCTCCACAGCGAGAAATCGATGACCATCCTGCTCGTCGAGCAGTATCTCGATTTCTGCAAGGAACTCGCCGACAACTTCGCCATCCTCGACCGCGGCGCCGTGGTCGCGAATGGCACCGTCGCGGACCTGACGGACGAAGTTGTCAAAACCCACCTCACCGTGTGA
- the urtD gene encoding urea ABC transporter ATP-binding protein UrtD, whose amino-acid sequence MNQDFLLTAEGVTKSFDGFKAINDLNFYLDKGEMRTIIGPNGAGKSTFLDLITGRTRPDVGKIEYQGTPLTKLREYEIYRLGIGRKFQTPSVYSDHTVFENVLMGLEGSRGVWPSIFGRVKPAQKERIYEVLETIGLKDRAEVKAGTLAHGQKQWLEIGMLLAQNAQLLLVDEPAAGMTDEETAKTGELLLSLVGKHTIIVIEHDMVFVRQLGSKVTVLHQGHVLCDGTLDEVQADERVIEVYLGRKKKH is encoded by the coding sequence ATGAACCAGGACTTCCTGCTCACCGCCGAAGGCGTCACCAAGAGTTTCGACGGTTTCAAGGCGATCAACGATCTCAACTTCTACCTCGATAAGGGGGAGATGCGCACGATCATCGGCCCAAACGGCGCTGGCAAGAGCACCTTTCTCGACCTCATCACCGGCCGCACCCGGCCGGATGTCGGCAAGATCGAATACCAGGGCACTCCGCTCACGAAGCTGCGTGAATACGAGATCTACCGCCTCGGCATCGGCCGCAAATTCCAGACACCCAGCGTCTACAGCGACCACACCGTCTTCGAGAACGTCCTCATGGGCCTCGAAGGCAGCCGCGGCGTCTGGCCCTCGATCTTCGGCCGGGTGAAGCCCGCGCAGAAGGAGCGCATCTACGAAGTCCTCGAGACCATCGGCCTCAAGGACCGCGCCGAGGTGAAGGCCGGCACGCTCGCCCATGGCCAGAAGCAGTGGCTCGAGATCGGCATGCTCCTCGCGCAAAACGCCCAGCTCCTCCTCGTCGACGAGCCCGCCGCGGGCATGACCGATGAGGAAACCGCCAAGACCGGCGAGCTCCTCCTCAGCCTCGTCGGCAAGCACACCATCATCGTCATCGAACACGACATGGTTTTCGTCCGCCAGCTCGGCAGCAAGGTCACCGTCCTCCACCAGGGACACGTCCTCTGCGACGGCACCCTCGACGAAGTCCAGGCCGACGAACGCGTGATCGAAGTCTACCTCGGCCGCAAAAAGAAACACTGA
- the urtC gene encoding urea ABC transporter permease subunit UrtC, which translates to MKSEVSKIEILIAALFAAVLIFIVPALNAFTPDGSALHVSNFNINLWGQYLCLAIVAMSIDLLWGYTGLLSLGQMLFFALGGYALGMHLMLMIGKLGQYKSDLPDFMVFLGYNKLPIHWEPFYNVWFAIGAVFWVPGLVALIFGYLAFRSRIKGVYFSILTQALTYAACLLFFRNELTLGGNNGFTDFKTLFGAQLGSVETQRALYIASAVALVVVYAFCRWLTLTKFGKVQRAIRDSENRVLFSGYAAANFKLFVFVVAGMIAGVAGALYVPQVGIINPSQMEPAKSLEAVVWVAVGGRATLLGPVVGAIVVNALKSWASQAYPAYWPIFLGGMFVIVVLFMPKGIVGIPGQVMDIWRRYKNSREPDAPAPTNTPVEETK; encoded by the coding sequence ATGAAATCCGAGGTCTCCAAAATCGAAATCCTCATCGCGGCCCTCTTTGCCGCGGTGCTCATCTTCATCGTGCCGGCGCTCAACGCCTTCACGCCGGACGGAAGCGCGCTGCACGTCAGCAACTTCAACATCAACCTCTGGGGCCAGTATCTCTGCCTCGCGATCGTCGCGATGAGCATCGACCTGCTCTGGGGCTACACCGGCCTGCTGAGCCTCGGCCAGATGCTCTTCTTTGCGCTCGGCGGCTACGCCCTCGGCATGCACCTCATGCTGATGATCGGCAAGCTGGGCCAATACAAGAGCGACCTGCCCGACTTCATGGTGTTCCTCGGCTACAACAAGCTGCCGATCCACTGGGAGCCATTCTACAATGTCTGGTTCGCGATCGGCGCCGTCTTCTGGGTGCCCGGCCTCGTGGCGCTGATCTTCGGCTACCTCGCCTTCCGCTCCCGCATCAAGGGCGTCTATTTCTCGATCCTCACCCAGGCGCTCACCTACGCAGCCTGCCTGCTCTTCTTCCGCAACGAGCTCACCCTCGGCGGCAACAACGGCTTCACCGATTTCAAGACGCTCTTCGGAGCGCAGCTCGGCAGCGTGGAAACCCAGCGTGCGCTCTACATCGCCTCGGCGGTCGCCCTGGTCGTTGTCTATGCCTTCTGCCGCTGGCTCACGCTCACGAAATTCGGAAAAGTCCAGCGCGCCATTCGCGACAGCGAAAACCGCGTGCTCTTCTCCGGCTACGCGGCCGCGAATTTCAAACTTTTCGTGTTCGTCGTCGCGGGAATGATCGCCGGCGTCGCGGGTGCCCTTTACGTCCCGCAGGTCGGCATCATCAACCCCAGCCAGATGGAGCCCGCCAAATCCCTCGAAGCCGTCGTCTGGGTCGCCGTCGGCGGCCGCGCCACGCTGCTCGGCCCGGTCGTTGGCGCCATCGTCGTGAACGCCCTCAAGAGCTGGGCCAGCCAGGCCTACCCCGCCTACTGGCCGATCTTCCTCGGCGGCATGTTCGTCATCGTCGTGCTCTTCATGCCGAAGGGCATCGTTGGGATCCCCGGCCAGGTGATGGACATCTGGCGCCGCTACAAGAACTCCCGGGAACCCGACGCACCCGCACCCACCAACACTCCCGTGGAGGAAACGAAATGA